One segment of Cyanobacteriota bacterium DNA contains the following:
- the rplS gene encoding 50S ribosomal protein L19, with amino-acid sequence MNAQAIIQAIESEQMKSDIPTIHIGDTVKVGVIIQEGGKERTQPYEGTVIAKAHSGINQTITVRRVFQGVGVERVFLVHSPRIESIKVLRRGKVRRAKLYYLRNRMGKATRIKQRFDRDL; translated from the coding sequence GAGTCGGAGCAGATGAAATCCGACATTCCCACCATACACATTGGTGATACTGTCAAAGTTGGTGTGATCATTCAAGAAGGCGGCAAGGAACGCACCCAGCCCTATGAAGGCACTGTGATTGCCAAGGCTCATAGTGGCATCAATCAAACCATTACAGTACGCAGAGTATTTCAGGGGGTTGGGGTTGAGCGGGTTTTTCTTGTACATTCACCCCGCATTGAGAGCATTAAGGTGTTGCGTCGTGGTAAGGTGCGGCGAGCGAAGCTGTACTATCTGCGCAACCGCATGGGTAAGGCAACTCGCATAAAACAGCGATTTGACCGTGATCTCTAA